One Brevibacterium spongiae DNA segment encodes these proteins:
- a CDS encoding SurA N-terminal domain-containing protein, which produces MRTNRWLLGLAMSVSVVALAACGSQGDDAKPQESSAAAEQSPGADSADQSQQNQQSKPNTKDIPKVVAEVNGKKITKEEFVPLFETQYQQMQMQAQQSGQPVNEKDLKKQTAENLVSTEVLVQEADKRKISVTDKDVDKGLKESAKSGQMSEKDFLKAMKDQGMDEKKVRSELQNQMKIENLVEDEYGEFKVSGEEIGQAYEQAKTQQEQMAQQGGQQQEMPSIDEMRPQLKEQVKNQKSQEATQKFAKKLRKQADVTINL; this is translated from the coding sequence GTGCGAACGAACCGGTGGTTGCTGGGTCTGGCCATGTCCGTCTCCGTGGTGGCGCTGGCCGCATGCGGAAGTCAGGGCGACGACGCGAAACCGCAGGAGTCCTCGGCCGCCGCCGAGCAGTCCCCCGGTGCCGACTCCGCTGATCAGAGCCAACAGAACCAGCAGAGCAAGCCGAATACGAAGGACATCCCCAAGGTGGTCGCCGAGGTCAACGGCAAGAAGATCACGAAGGAGGAGTTCGTCCCCCTGTTCGAAACCCAGTACCAGCAGATGCAGATGCAGGCTCAGCAGTCGGGCCAGCCGGTCAACGAGAAAGACCTGAAGAAGCAGACTGCGGAGAATCTCGTGAGCACCGAGGTGCTCGTCCAAGAAGCCGATAAGCGCAAGATCTCGGTGACGGACAAGGACGTCGACAAGGGCCTCAAAGAATCCGCCAAGTCCGGTCAGATGAGCGAGAAAGACTTCCTCAAGGCCATGAAGGACCAGGGCATGGATGAGAAGAAGGTCCGCTCGGAACTTCAGAACCAGATGAAGATCGAAAACCTCGTCGAAGACGAATACGGTGAGTTCAAGGTCAGCGGCGAGGAGATCGGCCAGGCCTACGAACAGGCGAAGACCCAGCAGGAGCAGATGGCCCAGCAGGGCGGACAGCAGCAGGAGATGCCTTCGATCGACGAGATGCGCCCCCAGCTCAAGGAGCAGGTGAAGAACCAGAAGTCTCAGGAGGCGACGCAGAAGTTCGCGAAGAAGCTGCGCAAGCAGGCCGACGTCACCATCAATCTCTGA
- a CDS encoding VOC family protein gives MESTFRGVFLTCTDPEATAAFYREIAGLPLETAGDENYTYFVIDAEGIQIALHGAEAFADYAFPPVAESNLTHLYFRILDQAEFLERIKGTGVPLIEVDDVVVTVEDPDGRKVMFGTA, from the coding sequence ATGGAATCGACGTTTCGCGGGGTGTTCCTCACCTGCACCGACCCCGAGGCGACCGCCGCCTTCTACCGCGAGATCGCCGGTCTTCCGCTCGAGACGGCAGGCGATGAGAACTACACGTACTTCGTCATCGATGCCGAGGGAATCCAGATCGCCCTCCACGGTGCGGAAGCCTTCGCCGACTACGCATTCCCGCCCGTTGCCGAGTCGAACCTCACCCACCTGTACTTCCGGATCCTCGACCAGGCGGAGTTCCTCGAACGGATCAAGGGGACGGGCGTGCCGCTCATCGAGGTCGATGACGTCGTCGTCACCGTCGAGGACCCCGACGGTCGGAAGGTCATGTTCGGCACGGCGTGA